The proteins below are encoded in one region of Vulpes lagopus strain Blue_001 chromosome 10, ASM1834538v1, whole genome shotgun sequence:
- the LOC121499726 gene encoding WD repeat domain phosphoinositide-interacting protein 2-like isoform X2: protein MNLASQSGEAGAGQLLFANFNQDNTSLAVGSKSGYKFFSLSSVDKLEQIYECTDTEDVCIVERLFSSSLVAIVSLKAPRKLKVCHFKKGTEICNYSYSNTILAVKLNRQRLIVCLEESLYIHNIRDMKVLHTIRETPPNPAGLCALSIHNDNGYLAYPGSATIGEVQVFDTMNLRAANMIPAHDSPLAALAFDASGTKLATASEKGTVIRVFSIPEGQKLFEFRRGVKRCVSICSLAFSMDSMFLSASSNTETVHIFKLETVKEKPQEEPTTWTGYFGKVLMASTSYLPSQVTEMFNQGRAFATVCLPFCGHKNICSLATIQKIPRLLVGASDGYLYMYNLDPQEGGECTLMKQHKLDGSMETTNEILDSASHDCPLVTQTYNTAVATAYGDELGAVGGACLEEEASALRLEEDSEHPPMILRTD, encoded by the exons ttcttctgtgGATAAGCTGGAACAGATCTATGAATGCACTGATACGGAAGATGTGTGCATTGTAGAGAGATTGTTTTCAAGCAGCTTAGTAGCCATCGTCAGCCTCAAAGCTCCTAGAAAGCTAAAAGTTTGCCATTTTAAGAAAGGAACTGAGATCTGCAACTACAGCTACTCAAATACCATACTGGCCGTGAAGCTGAACCGACAGAGGCTAATAGTTTGCCTGGAGGAGTCTCTCTATATACACAACATTCGGGACATGAAAGTACTGCACACGATCAGGGAAACCCCTCCAAACCCTGCAGGCTTGTGTGCGCTGTCGATACACAACGACAATGGTTACTTGGCATACCCAGGCAGTGCCACTATTGGAGAGGTGCAGGTCTTCGACACCATGAATTTGAGAGCTGCAAACATGATCCCAGCTCACGACAGTCCTTTGGCAGCATTGGCGTTTGATGCCAGTGGAACCAAGCTTGCCACTGCCTCCGAGAAGGGGACCGTGATTAGAGTATTCTCCATTCCAGAGGGACAAAAACTCTTTGAGTTCCGGAGAGGAGTTAAGAGGTGTGTGAGCATCTGCTCCTTGGCCTTCAGCATGGACAGCATGTTCCTCTCTGCATCCAGCAACACTGAGACTGTGCACATCTTCAAACTTGAGACTGTGAAAGAAAAACCTCAGGAGGAGCCCACCACCTGGACTGGGTACTTCGGGAAGGTACTCATGGCTTCCACCAGCTACTTGCCCTCCCAAGTAACAGAAATGTTCAACCAGGGCAGAGCCTTTGCCACAGTTTGCCTGCCTTTCTGTGGCCACAAGAACATCTGCTCACTGGCCACAATTCAGAAGATTCCCCGACTACTGGTGGGAGCTTCCGACGGGTATTTGTACATGTATAACCTGGACCCCCAGGAAGGAGGCGAGTGTACCCTGATGAAACAGCACAAGTTGGATGGAAGCATGGAGACAACCAATGAAATCTTAGACTCAGCCTCTCACGACTGCCCCTTAGTGACTCAGACCTACAACACAGCTGTCGCCACAG CCTACGGAGACGAGCTGGGGGCCGTGGGCGGCGCATGTCTGGAAGAGGAGGCCAGTGCTCTGCGGCTGGAGGAGGACAGCGAGCATCCTCCTATGATTCTTCGGACGGACTGA
- the LOC121499726 gene encoding WD repeat domain phosphoinositide-interacting protein 2-like isoform X1, protein MNLASQSGEAGAGQLLFANFNQDNTSLAVGSKSGYKFFSLSSVDKLEQIYECTDTEDVCIVERLFSSSLVAIVSLKAPRKLKVCHFKKGTEICNYSYSNTILAVKLNRQRLIVCLEESLYIHNIRDMKVLHTIRETPPNPAGLCALSIHNDNGYLAYPGSATIGEVQVFDTMNLRAANMIPAHDSPLAALAFDASGTKLATASEKGTVIRVFSIPEGQKLFEFRRGVKRCVSICSLAFSMDSMFLSASSNTETVHIFKLETVKEKPQEEPTTWTGYFGKVLMASTSYLPSQVTEMFNQGRAFATVCLPFCGHKNICSLATIQKIPRLLVGASDGYLYMYNLDPQEGGECTLMKQHKLDGSMETTNEILDSASHDCPLVTQTYNTAVATGTHVPSSPTRLAYGDELGAVGGACLEEEASALRLEEDSEHPPMILRTD, encoded by the coding sequence ttcttctgtgGATAAGCTGGAACAGATCTATGAATGCACTGATACGGAAGATGTGTGCATTGTAGAGAGATTGTTTTCAAGCAGCTTAGTAGCCATCGTCAGCCTCAAAGCTCCTAGAAAGCTAAAAGTTTGCCATTTTAAGAAAGGAACTGAGATCTGCAACTACAGCTACTCAAATACCATACTGGCCGTGAAGCTGAACCGACAGAGGCTAATAGTTTGCCTGGAGGAGTCTCTCTATATACACAACATTCGGGACATGAAAGTACTGCACACGATCAGGGAAACCCCTCCAAACCCTGCAGGCTTGTGTGCGCTGTCGATACACAACGACAATGGTTACTTGGCATACCCAGGCAGTGCCACTATTGGAGAGGTGCAGGTCTTCGACACCATGAATTTGAGAGCTGCAAACATGATCCCAGCTCACGACAGTCCTTTGGCAGCATTGGCGTTTGATGCCAGTGGAACCAAGCTTGCCACTGCCTCCGAGAAGGGGACCGTGATTAGAGTATTCTCCATTCCAGAGGGACAAAAACTCTTTGAGTTCCGGAGAGGAGTTAAGAGGTGTGTGAGCATCTGCTCCTTGGCCTTCAGCATGGACAGCATGTTCCTCTCTGCATCCAGCAACACTGAGACTGTGCACATCTTCAAACTTGAGACTGTGAAAGAAAAACCTCAGGAGGAGCCCACCACCTGGACTGGGTACTTCGGGAAGGTACTCATGGCTTCCACCAGCTACTTGCCCTCCCAAGTAACAGAAATGTTCAACCAGGGCAGAGCCTTTGCCACAGTTTGCCTGCCTTTCTGTGGCCACAAGAACATCTGCTCACTGGCCACAATTCAGAAGATTCCCCGACTACTGGTGGGAGCTTCCGACGGGTATTTGTACATGTATAACCTGGACCCCCAGGAAGGAGGCGAGTGTACCCTGATGAAACAGCACAAGTTGGATGGAAGCATGGAGACAACCAATGAAATCTTAGACTCAGCCTCTCACGACTGCCCCTTAGTGACTCAGACCTACAACACAGCTGTCGCCACAGGTACTCATGTGCCTTCATCTCCGACCAGACTTGCCTACGGAGACGAGCTGGGGGCCGTGGGCGGCGCATGTCTGGAAGAGGAGGCCAGTGCTCTGCGGCTGGAGGAGGACAGCGAGCATCCTCCTATGATTCTTCGGACGGACTGA